In Gammaproteobacteria bacterium, a genomic segment contains:
- the tpx gene encoding thiol peroxidase, translating into MSAVTLRGQEIQVFGEMLPVGSDAPGLRLVGLDLADVTLHDFAGKKKLLNIFPSIDTPTCAMSVRKFNERAAVIDGAAVLCVSADLPFAQKRFCGAEGIANVTMLSLMRGRQFAKDYGLLIETGPMAGLTARAVIVLDVANKVIYSELVSEIGSEPDYDAALAALA; encoded by the coding sequence ATGAGTGCCGTAACCCTTAGAGGCCAGGAGATTCAGGTCTTCGGCGAGATGCTGCCAGTGGGCAGCGACGCGCCCGGACTGCGCTTGGTCGGTCTCGATCTGGCCGATGTGACGCTGCATGACTTTGCCGGCAAGAAGAAGCTGCTGAACATCTTCCCGTCGATCGATACGCCGACCTGCGCGATGTCCGTGCGCAAGTTCAACGAGCGCGCTGCGGTGATCGACGGTGCTGCCGTGCTGTGCGTCTCCGCTGATCTGCCGTTTGCGCAGAAACGTTTCTGCGGTGCGGAGGGCATCGCCAATGTCACCATGCTGTCGCTGATGCGTGGCCGTCAGTTCGCCAAGGACTACGGCCTGCTGATCGAAACCGGGCCGATGGCCGGACTCACTGCGCGTGCGGTGATCGTGCTGGATGTCGCCAACAAGGTCATCTATTCCGAACTGGTGTCCGAAATTGGCAGCGAGCCGGACTACGACGCCGCCCTGGCCGCCCTGGCCTGA
- the gcvPB gene encoding aminomethyl-transferring glycine dehydrogenase subunit GcvPB codes for MSEKLIFEVSRPGRGAYAQRPQAAVDVSGIPEALRRCKPPALPEVSELQAVRHYTRLSQLNFSIDTHFYPLGSCTMKYNPRACNTLAMLPEFLHRHPLAPVAHSQGFLSCMYDLQEILKDVTGMAGVSLTPMAGAQGEFAGVAMIRAYHRSRGDTARTEILVPDAAHGTNPATATMLGLKVREIPTTDDGDVDFDALKAAVGPQTAGIMLTNPSTLGVFERRIKEIAKLVHEAGGLLYYDGANLNAILGKVRPGDMGFDVIHMNLHKTFSTPHGGGGPGAGAVGVSKRLLPFMPIPVVGQSDDGRYRWLDENDLPQSIGRLSAFMGNAGVLLRAYIYARLLGREGMHRVAEFAALNANYMQARLREQGFDLAFPTRRASHEFIITLKKQKQALDLTATDVAKRLLDYGFHAPTIYFPLLVPECLLIEPTESEDKESLDAFVDAMVAIWDEAKTDITKLKGAPYTMPVRRLDDVRAARQLDLRWQPAA; via the coding sequence ATGAGCGAAAAGCTGATCTTCGAAGTCTCCCGTCCTGGCCGCGGTGCCTACGCGCAGCGGCCGCAGGCGGCGGTGGACGTCTCCGGCATCCCCGAAGCGCTGCGGCGCTGCAAGCCGCCCGCTTTGCCGGAGGTTTCCGAGTTGCAGGCGGTGCGCCACTACACGCGCCTGTCGCAGCTCAACTTCAGCATCGACACCCATTTCTATCCGCTGGGTTCGTGCACGATGAAGTACAACCCGCGCGCCTGTAACACCCTGGCGATGCTGCCGGAGTTTCTGCACCGGCATCCGCTGGCGCCGGTCGCGCATTCGCAGGGCTTTCTGAGCTGCATGTACGATCTTCAGGAAATCCTCAAGGATGTGACCGGCATGGCCGGCGTCTCGCTGACGCCGATGGCCGGCGCCCAGGGCGAGTTCGCCGGGGTGGCGATGATCCGTGCCTATCACCGCTCACGCGGCGATACCGCGCGCACCGAAATTCTGGTGCCGGATGCCGCGCACGGCACCAATCCGGCGACGGCGACGATGCTCGGCCTCAAGGTGCGCGAGATTCCGACCACCGACGATGGCGACGTGGACTTTGACGCACTGAAGGCCGCCGTGGGTCCGCAGACGGCCGGCATCATGCTGACCAATCCGTCGACGCTGGGCGTGTTCGAGCGCCGCATCAAGGAGATCGCCAAACTCGTGCATGAAGCCGGTGGACTTCTGTACTACGACGGCGCCAACCTCAACGCGATTCTCGGCAAGGTGCGGCCCGGCGACATGGGTTTCGACGTGATCCACATGAACCTGCACAAGACCTTCTCCACGCCGCACGGTGGCGGCGGGCCGGGCGCCGGGGCGGTCGGCGTGTCCAAGCGTCTGCTGCCGTTCATGCCGATTCCTGTCGTCGGCCAGTCCGATGATGGGCGCTATCGCTGGCTCGACGAGAATGACCTGCCGCAGTCGATTGGCCGTCTGTCGGCGTTCATGGGCAATGCCGGCGTGCTGTTGCGCGCCTACATCTATGCGCGCCTGTTGGGGCGCGAGGGCATGCACCGCGTGGCCGAATTCGCGGCGCTCAATGCCAACTACATGCAGGCAAGGCTGCGCGAGCAGGGCTTCGACCTCGCGTTTCCGACGCGCCGCGCCTCGCACGAATTCATCATCACGCTCAAGAAGCAGAAGCAGGCGCTCGACCTCACCGCCACCGATGTCGCCAAGCGCCTGCTCGACTACGGATTCCATGCACCCACGATCTACTTCCCGCTGCTGGTGCCGGAATGCCTGCTGATCGAGCCGACCGAGAGCGAGGACAAGGAATCGCTGGACGCCTTCGTCGATGCCATGGTTGCGATCTGGGACGAGGCCAAGACCGATATCACCAAGCTCAAGGGTGCGCCGTATACGATGCCGGTGCGGCGCCTGGATGACGTGCGCGCCGCACGCCAACTCGACCTGCGCTGGCAGCCGGCCGCCTGA
- a CDS encoding carbohydrate kinase family protein — protein MSVLICGSVAYDTIMVYPGHFKNEILPDKVHMLNVSFLVPQMRREFGGCAGNIAYNLQLLGGVGTPVATVGEDFANYAEWMDKHGVPREFVKEMPGTLTAHGHVVTDLDDNQIWAFHPGAMSDSHAQSLSTEGVKLGTVSPDGREGMLLHAQQFADAGVPFLFDPGQGMPLFDSEELTHFLELASYCAVNDYEAEMFMSRTGLSLAEMAQRVDTLIVTRGGKGSMIYNKGKLIEVPCAKAESLADPTGCGDAYRAGLLYGLLHGKDWETTGRIASLLGAMKIERPGTQNHRFTPESFRARFKKEFRYDLS, from the coding sequence ATGTCGGTACTGATCTGCGGCTCCGTCGCCTATGACACGATCATGGTCTATCCGGGCCATTTCAAGAACGAAATTCTTCCGGACAAGGTGCACATGCTCAATGTGTCGTTCCTGGTTCCGCAGATGCGTCGCGAGTTCGGCGGCTGCGCCGGCAATATCGCCTACAACCTGCAGCTGCTTGGGGGTGTGGGTACACCGGTCGCCACGGTCGGCGAGGATTTCGCCAACTACGCCGAGTGGATGGACAAGCACGGCGTGCCGCGTGAATTCGTCAAGGAAATGCCGGGCACGCTGACGGCGCACGGCCATGTCGTGACCGATCTCGATGACAACCAGATCTGGGCGTTTCACCCCGGCGCGATGTCCGATTCGCACGCGCAGAGCCTGTCGACCGAGGGTGTGAAGCTCGGCACGGTGTCGCCGGACGGGCGCGAAGGCATGTTGCTGCACGCGCAGCAGTTTGCCGATGCCGGTGTCCCATTCCTGTTCGATCCCGGGCAGGGCATGCCACTGTTCGATTCCGAGGAGCTGACACACTTCCTGGAACTGGCGAGCTATTGCGCCGTCAACGACTACGAAGCCGAGATGTTCATGTCGCGCACCGGGCTCAGCCTTGCGGAAATGGCGCAGCGCGTGGACACCCTGATCGTGACCCGCGGCGGCAAAGGTTCAATGATCTACAACAAGGGCAAGCTCATCGAAGTGCCGTGCGCCAAGGCCGAGTCGCTGGCCGACCCCACCGGCTGTGGCGATGCCTACCGCGCCGGCCTGCTGTACGGATTGCTCCACGGCAAGGACTGGGAGACCACCGGCCGCATTGCCTCCTTGCTGGGCGCGATGAAGATCGAACGCCCCGGCACGCAAAACCATCGTTTCACGCCGGAGAGTTTCCGCGCGCGATTCAAGAAGGAATTCCGCTACGACCTGAGCTGA